In the Flavobacteriales bacterium genome, GATGGAAGCGGAGGACCTGATACAAGCCGCAAAGCGTGACGACATTCCCTTGGCCGTCACGCTGATGGAAGGTGAAAGCATACACAGCAGCCGGGCTGGCCGATCCGGCATACTTATAGTCGGTAACGAAGGTCAAGGCGTGCGTGAGTCCCTCATGGAGTCAGCTGATCGCCAGGTGACCATCCCTGGCTCGGGCCGGGCAGAATCCCTCAATGTGGCCATAGCAGCCGGCATCTGTATGGACTGGATCTACCGCAGTTCTGGCGAATAAAAAAAGGGACCCTGAAACAGGGCCCCTCTTTGGCTAGTATGGTCGGAATTTTTCTAGCGACCTATGATCAAGGTGCGCATTGTAGTGTTCTGTTCTGAACTGAACCTCATCAGGTACATTCCATCAGCAAGTCCATCCAAGTCCATCTGCATTTTTGCGCCTATGAGCCGTTCATTCAGAATGACACTGCCATCCAAGGCGATGATCTGAACATCCAAGGCAGTCTGGTCTGTCTGCAGATAGAGCAAGCCTTCGGTAGGGTTGGGATAGATATCTACATCCAGTGCTGTAGTCTCGAGCAATTTACCCTCGCTCTCACCCGAACTCATGCCTGCCTGCTCGGTATAGATACCCGTCACAGGATCGAAGTCCGGAGTATTGAAGATGCGCCATTCTGACCAAGGGGATTCCGGTCCCGCTCCATGCTGACATGCGCAACGCAGTTGCCATTCATAGCGCATATTGGGTTTGACACGCTTTGCATTATTGGCTCCTTCTGCTCTGAATCTCACCGGCCACTTATATATGGACCGTGGGCTTCCATCGGGATGGTATTTCTTGACATCCGTCAGAATGATGGTCTCAGGGTCAGTGATCGGTGGCCCTGTCACGTTTCCGGTCTGGGGATCCAGATATCGCTTCTCACGCACCAGGATATCACATGCCGCAGCATCGTCATCGCTATATTTTACTTGAGGCGAATACTTGTACCATTTCAACTGTACCCTATCCCTCACACCGTTTACAGGATCGAATGATTTAGTCAGGTCGACCGGGCAATGATCGAACTCAGGACAGTTCAGACAATCATCTTCGATAG is a window encoding:
- a CDS encoding T9SS type A sorting domain-containing protein produces the protein GVLERVWTVIDDCGNSDSANQYITLTDDTSPEFVDPPGDTSVPCPDSVPEASELDATDNCTDDVAVEYLGETQSDNVITRTWKAVDDCGNTSYHSHTITIEDDCLNCPEFDHCPVDLTKSFDPVNGVRDRVQLKWYKYSPQVKYSDDDAAACDILVREKRYLDPQTGNVTGPPITDPETIILTDVKKYHPDGSPRSIYKWPVRFRAEGANNAKRVKPNMRYEWQLRCACQHGAGPESPWSEWRIFNTPDFDPVTGIYTEQAGMSSGESEGKLLETTALDVDIYPNPTEGLLYLQTDQTALDVQIIALDGSVILNERLIGAKMQMDLDGLADGMYLMRFSSEQNTTMRTLIIGR